The following are encoded in a window of Balaenoptera ricei isolate mBalRic1 chromosome 1, mBalRic1.hap2, whole genome shotgun sequence genomic DNA:
- the UBE2Q1 gene encoding ubiquitin-conjugating enzyme E2 Q1 produces MQQPQPQGQQQPGPGQQLGGQGAAPGAGGGPGGGPGPGPCLRRELKLLESIFHRGHERFRIASACLDELSCEFLLAGAGGAGAGAAPGPHLPPRGSVPGDPVRIHCNITESYPAVPPIWSVESDDPNLAAVLERLVDIKKGNTLLLQHLKRIISDLCKLYNLPQHPDVEMLDQPLPAEQCTQEDVSSEDEDEEMPEDTEDLDHYEMKEEEPAEGKKSEDDGIGKENLAILEKIKKNQRQDYLNGAVSGSVQATDRLMKELRDIYRSQSFKGGNYAVELVNDSLYDWNVKLLKVDQDSALHNDLQILKEKEGADFILLNFSFKDNFPFDPPFVRVVSPVLSGGYVLGGGAICMELLTKQGWSSAYSIESVIMQISATLVKGKARVQFGANKSQYSLTRAQQSYKSLVQIHEKNGWYTPPKEDG; encoded by the exons ATGCAGCAGCCGCAGCCGCAGGGGCAGCAGCAGCCGGGGCCGGGGCAGCAGCTGGGGGGCCAGGGGGCGGCgccgggggccgggggcggcCCGGGGGGGGGCCCGGGGCCGGGGCCCTGCCTGAGGCGGGAGCTGAAGCTGCTCGAGTCCATCTTCCACCGCGGCCACGAGCGCTTCCGCATTGCCAGCGCCTGCCTGGACGAGCTGAGCTGCGAGTTCCTGCTGGCTGGGGCCggaggggccggggcgggggccgcGCCCGGACCGCATCTCCCCCCACGGGGGTCGGTGCCTGGGGATCCCGTCCGCATCCACTGCAACATCACG GAGTCATACCCTGCTGTGCCCCCCATCTGGTCAGTGGAGTCCGATGACCCTAACTTGGCTGCTGTCTTGGAGAGGCTGGTGGACATAAAGAAAGGGAATACTTTG CTATTGCAGCATCTGAAGAGGATCATCTCCGACCTGTGTAAACTCTATAACCTCCCTCAGCATCCAGATGTGGAGATGCTGGATCAGCCCTTGCCAGCAGAGCAG TGTACACAGGAAGATGTATCTTcggaagatgaagatgaagagaTGCCTGAG GACACAGAAGACCTAGATCACtatgaaatgaaagaagaagaGCCAGCTGAGGGTAAGAAGTCTGAAGATGACGGCATCGGAAAAGAAAACTTGGCCATactagagaaaattaaaaagaaccagAGGCAAGATTACTTAAAT GGTGCGGTGTCTGGCTCGGTGCAGGCTACTGACCGGCTGATGAAGGAGCTCAGGGATATATACCGATCACAGAGTTTCAAAGGCG gAAACTATGCAGTCGAACTCGTGAATGACAGTCTGTATGATTGGAATGTCAAACTCCTCAA AGTTGACCAGGACAGCGCTTTGCACAACGATCTCCAGATCctcaaagagaaagaaggagcTGACTTCATCCTACTAAACTTCTCTTTTAAA gATAACTTTCCCTTTGACCCGCCATTCGTCAGGGTTGTGTCTCCAGTCCTGTCCGGAGG GTATGTTCTGGGCGGAGGTGCCATCTGCATGGAACTTCTCACCAAGCAG GGCTGGAGCAGTGCCTACTCAATAGAGTCAGTGATCATGCAGATCAGTGCCACACTGGTGAAGGGAAAAGCACGAGTGCAGTTTGGAGCCAACAAA TCTCAATACAGCCTGACAAGAGCACAGCAGTCCTACAAGTCCTTGGTGCAGATCCACGAAAAAAACG GCTGGTACACACCCCCGAAGGAAGATGGCTAA